AGCGTTAGTGAGCAGGATGCGTCATCTCATCATATGAACTCTAGTGCCCTCTCAAGTTGGAGTATCATGGACATTTATACCATTTATACATGGCTGCTTGACCCTGGGTGGTAAAAATAGGACAAGTTATTTTGGATGCTCCTCGATCTCGCAAAGCCTCACTCTCCTCCTTTGACGAGGGAATTTTTAATACTAATGcagggtttaaaaaaagattaatcaaaagAAGCTTATTTCTAGTCAAGTCAGTCAGAGTCACAGGTAAGCGGGCAATATGGAAGAGACTGGATTCGGACTGGAAATTATCAGTGAGCCAATAAAGTGAGGTAGTAAATGTTGCATTTGGGGAGATGATTCAATCAAAAAGCTAATTCGTTTTAAAGAGACGTAAGTGCCCAGCAATCTAGAGGGTGGTGGTTGTTGTTTTAGATAGAtacattgattgattgatagatagatagatagatagattggtagatagatagatagatagatagatagatagatagatagatagataccaCATTGAAGAGCATTAGGAAACTCTCAATCACTGAATAGTTAAACGTCCTTATGGCTAGTAAGGCTTGCAACGACCTGGAAAACCCACTGACTTAGCGCACACTGTAACCACCAGCGtgagtttgttttcaaagaCGCGTGTGAGGCTCTTTAGATTCAAGTACCCGGGGCTGCTGGGATGGCAGGTGACACCTCCCACCGGTAGGCGCAGTTGTATGTACACAAAACAGTGGCGTTATTGTGGCAGAGACCCTTTCGTGAGTGCGCCCCTTCTCCGCCTCATCAACTGAAACTGGCCGGCGAGCTAAACGATGGGTTGGCATCGCGCCAGGCAGAGGGGACGACGCTCTCATGGGGGAGGGAGCCTCGCCGTTCACCCCCCCCCACGGGTGGGAGCCTTTCAAGTATTTCAGTAGACAAGCAAAGGGGTGTTGCGGGTTTCCCACGTACGATAATGAGCAGAGGGATTTattctttttcactgtttatatCTCCGTAAGGTTAAGAATTCAAAGCGTGGGCGCCGCGGTCCGATCCTCCGTAAACATCCTCCTGTCAATGAGTCTCTAAGACTCATGGACGTGTGGGTAGCGAAGGTAAATGGTCCCCTCACACCCATACCCGGCTACCGGATAGGCTTTAAGTCCGCCTGCGTCAGTCTTACACACACCCCACAAGGGTTAAAAGCACGCGCAACGCGAGGAGCCTACTACGACTTCATTCAGCTTTGCCACGCCTTTCAACGTAAACAAACGGGGGCTTGACCAATAAGATCCACGATAGATCAGCCGATGATCAGatgactgaaaaggaaaaactatttaaaactCTAATGACACACTTATGCAAGTTTTTCTACATCTCTTGAGCGGCGCTTCCATAGGTGCGCACCAGAAACGCGCCACCGGCTCCGTTGCTCTTTGTCGCCACTGGACCTAAACTCCCTCACCTTCCTGCCGCGctaccaccaccagcagcagcagcagtaggctACACAAAGACGTTTGATATTCTTCAGGGAGCTTTCAATTTCCCCCACACTCGTCTGTGACTGAGAAATGAATCATAAAGCCCCTCTACTGTGGATTTTCCTACAGTGTGCTGCTGCGCTCTTCTCCTCGGCGCTCGGGGAAAACGCTGTTCTTAAAggtaagaaatgttttttttgttgtttttttttacctattgTCCATTCACTACTGTCATTTGTTTCTTTCCCGGCCTCAAAGGGAAGTGTCAGAAATCTAACGTCGCAATATGTGGAGTGGCTCAAACATACGCTTGAGAAAATCTgttgattgggggggggggatataATGAGCAGCCGAAatctctcccccccccccttcgtTGAATTAGTCTGCTTTTTAGGCCATTAGGCTAAATTACAAATCCGAACAAGTGTGGCGGGCTGAGTGAACCCGAAAAACGGGGATGGATTTAAATGACAAGACTGCGACGTGTCCTTTTTAGGCGAGCGGCGGGAGTCGTAAAGCAGAGCTCCGAGTGGGGGACGCGCCACGTCTATGTGAACTATGTGGAAAGATGTTCTGCTGAATCCGCGTTTTACCGCGGACCGCTCACCGGCGTTTTTAACCACCCAGCTcaaggcttctttttttttttttttttttggtccgtGTGGCCCGGTACCAAATAGTGTTGAGTTGGTCATTTAAATCCAGATCTGACGCTTTCTGGTCTGCGCGGAGGGGTTGAACCAGTCCGGTCGCAATTCACTCCACCCCTTCCATCAAGAATCAAACACCACGAGACCAAGCGTTTTATATATTTATGGAAAAGACCCTATGGGACACCTAGAGGTGCTTCCAAATGGTTCTTAAATCTGCCAAATGCTTTAATCGTACCGTTTTGGCCTCGGGCGCCGAGAGAGCACGGCGcgttttaaaaatacagatataaatatatgagCCCcggctgcagctgtgtgaaagaggatgaaaataaaagaggagaagggtggCGGTGACATTTTTGGCTCTGCGCCTGCGTCTCCGGTTGGCGACAACTTGCAACCAACCGGGAGTATCGTAGCCTGGGGTTGGCCGCGAAAACCAGTTGATTGGCTGTCTCAGTCGCTCCCTGTAAGAGTGAGGGATGATTGGGTGAATGGTTTctgacttgtgtgtgtttgaaactgAGTCATTGTGAGAgatcgtcttttttttttttttttttttacttaatttaattaatttttcttggTTCATATATTTGCAGTCTTCAGACAGGCAggaaaaatacaagtaaatCTAATCTCTACATGTCCTCACTTTTATCTGACATCCTTGGTCATTCTCCCTCAGATGAAGATGGTGAATTGGATGAATTGTCGACAGACAGCCAGGCTCTCAATGGCATCAAGTACAACATGAGACAGAGTTTAGATCTGGACCACGAGGGCTGCTACCTACAGACCGGCAAGAAGGAGTGTCTAGAGGAGTGTGGCTTCAACGCTACATCCAAGACCATCTTCATCATCCACGGCTGGACGGTACATATGAgttaattttgatttatcatCCCCATCCAGTTGCAGTCCATCTCCTTCTCTATCTGGATCACTCTTGACAAACTACAGCATCAcctcagagagaaaagaaagctgGAGTGTTGAGTTAATGGAAGCGTTTCTCCAAACCGAGTGCTCTGATTGTTGGAATTCATCATGTGAATGTGAACTGAGTGCAGTGAGTGTCAGAGGGAGGACACCAGGTTAGAGCAGCTTGAGTGGATGAATGACTAACTCCCGTtgacctttttctgtttctctttctcgcAGATGAGTGGGATGTTCGAAAGCTGGATGCAGAAGCTGGTCGCTGCGGTGATGCAGCGTGAAAGTGAAGCCAATGTCGTGGTTGTTGATTGGATCTCAATGGCTCAGCAGCTGTACCCCGATGCGGTCAACCACACTCACAGTGTTGGCCTCGATATTGCCGCCATGCTAAACTGGCTTCAGGTGTGTAGTCATTTATACTCCTTAAACACCTGTGAAAACTGTGCTTCCTCTTACGAATCATGTTTGAGTGTTCTGCTGAGACTAATCAAATCATACAGATACATAGTTAGGATTctatttaggttttttttttttttaaatgttcctttttgaaaaaaaggaactgTCACCTGCAGTGGCACAGAAACAGTCAACTGCAACACTCCTCTGAACACAATTCCGTCATGCACATTGGTACTCACTCACTTTTTGATGTAGCTTGGTCTTATAAAGGCAAGGTGTCTTTAGTATGTATGGCATATGTATAAATGGCTCTCCTAAATCGTCATACATTTTGGaatgtgtagtgtgtgtgatCTGAGCTGTTTTGACAGCTAGGTCAGTAATGGTGAGTGACAAAAGGGCAGCTAAGTACCTGCAAATCCATAAAACCTGCCCCCCCTGTCTTTCCATTGGAGTGATTTTAAAAGATCACGACAGGactttcaaaatgtgttttgaaaaagtgaaaaggtaTGAATGAAATATCAATTTTGCTGTATTAATTTTTGAtgggggttttattttttttaaactcccaaGTTTATCCCAAGGCAGTAGCTCTATTTCTTTCTGGTACGTTTTCTTCACAGTTTAGCAAACTTGATATTTTGCTTCCTTAAGTTCCATTAGATCAATGCTTAGCAGAGAATCTAATAAGGATCACAGTCTATTTAGCACTTCTGAGGCAAAGAAAACCCATTCATCGGGAGTGACACAAAATTGGACCGGTGCACAAATGGCAACGGAGGAAGGATTCAGGCATCCTGCCACATAGTTGTAAACATACACAAAGAGTATTTCATGGATACAAActgagacagatggaggaggcGCTGTTGCATGGAAGGGACTGTCAGTAGATTCGGTCCTGGTTAACTGAGCTTGGCTCAACTTCAGGCGTGACTTATCACTGGCTGAAATCCAGGATTTGTTCAGTGTGGGTTAGTGTTCATGGTGGCAGCTGCTGATGTAAGTGTTGTAACTTTTCTCCCCGACAGGATGAGCAACAGCTGCCTCTGGAGAATGTGCACCTGATTGGCTACAGTTTAGGTGCTCATGTAGCTGGCTACGCAGGGACGTATGTACGAGGGACCATCGGCAGAATTACTGGTTAGTTAAGTGCAACATGAATCTGCAATAAACACACTTCAGGGAGGGTGCTGCCTCATTTTCCTGAccttctgtctttatttctaatAGGTCTGGACCCAGCAGGACCAATGTTTGAGGGTGTAGACGAACAGAGGCGCCTCTCCCCAGATGACGCCGACTTTGTGGACGTTCTGCACACATACACCAGAGAGGCTTTGGGTGTGAGCATTGGGATCCAGCAGCCTATCGGGGACATTGATATCTACCCCAATGGCGGCGATGTGCAGCCCGGCTGTGCACTGGGTGAAGTGCTGGCAATGGCTGGAAGTAAGTTCTTAAGAAATGGCTGCCCTTTTGGCTCTTTGTTAAATTGTTCAGCTACCATGGGGATGTTCTATGTATGATTGCATACAGTATACCATCTAGCAAAGGTATGACTGACACTGTATTTTAGTCTCTATCGTAGTTGATATGAACCAATTAAAATTTTGCAACTGTAGCCCAGCTAACCCGCCTTACTCTTTCTGCAGATTTCATGGAAGTGATGAAGTGTGAGCATGAGCGCGCCGTGCACTTGTTTGTGGACTCCCTGATGAACAAGCAACACATGAGCTTTGCCTTCCAGTGCACAGGCCCCGACCGCTTCAAGAAGGGGATCTGCCTCAGCTGCCGCAAAAACCGATGCAACAACATCGGCTACAATGCCAGAAAGATGCGCAAGAGGcgcaacagtaaaatgtaccTGAAGACACGTGCTGACACTCCGTTCAGCGGTGAGTTACAAAACGTGCATGACCTCCAAATGCATTGCAGTCCCTTATCTTTTACTACTATGTTTACTTCCTAGAGTAAAAATGATAAGCAAATGGACTGAGATATGGTAGTCCATAAAAGTCCACATCTAACATGGTTTTTATTCCACAGTTTACAGTGTGAACTACTATTGTACACAGCTCCATGGCGGTTCAAACGAtaactgtttttatgttttcttttaaggCTACCACTACCAGATGAAGATGCACGTGTTCAACAGAAAACAGTCGGACAATGCAGATCCGACCTTCTATGTCAAGTTGTATGGTGCCCATAATGATACAGCAGACAAATTTGTCGATGTGTAAGTTCAAAATCTAAATCCTGCAAAACCAGTCTTTTCTCACAACACCTCCCCACGACAATGCATAAAACCACAGTGCGCTGACCTGGGTTCTGTCCTCCAGTATGTACAGCCTCATAGCTGTGTTGCCTGTGGTACTGAGAAGCACATACTGCTGTGATTTTATAAATTTGGAATATGAGCTTGAACCTTTTgtaccaaccttttttttttttttttaagtgccaGTCACAGATTAGTGATGAACAACAAGCTCAGACTGGAGTAGGAACTTCAGTAAGTTCCAGCTCAAGTTTCCATAGATGCTAAAGCTAATATAAAGGCTTTATCAAAACTTTGGAAGTAAAAGCATGACATGTCAATACTTCAGCAATCAGGCAGGCTAGAACTTCTGTCTTCAGTTTTCTGGGTACCTTACttaacctgatttttttttttttcctccctttgtcCAGCCATGACGACATGGTCGGTCTGAACTTGACCAACACCTTTTTGGTGTTTACTGAGGAGGATATTGGTGACCTGCTGAAGATCCGTCTGAACTGGGAAGGAGAATCTGAATCCTGGTCATCTGTCTGGAAGAACATCAAGAAGACATTCTGGGCCTGGAACACCAAGCCTCCCAAACCTGTGCTGGAAGTCCGGCGGATTCGTGTGAAAGCTGGAGAAACACAGAAGAAGTAAGTTGAAGGAAGGAGATGAGTACGCAACACATCTGCCACTGTGTTAACTTCTCAGGGGGTGCAGAATTAGGTTTTATTACActgttgaaacattttattaaggctattttttttttcttttaaatgttgtcaCAGGTTTACTTTCTGTGCCCAAGACccctcaaaaactgaaatttcaccAGGAGAATCCATAACTTTTGTGAAATGTCGTGATGGCTGGGAAGTGAAACCAAGAAAACGGTATGATACATAATAAAATGTTGGAAAGCTTGTCAAAATaattatgcattaaaaaatCTCCTTTCTGTAGtatggtgtgtctgtgtgtttgtaattatatttattgtttttgatcAACAGGCTGCCCATGTAACAATTCAGCACTTCCGGTAACCAATGCACCGTCACCATGGGGACCCAACATGGATCAGTGAGAAGCACTGCTTTCTCTTTATTTGAGCACTTTTTGTAGGAGGATTGATCAGTGCACGGTGGGGAGCTTCAGGTTTCAGGCTCTGGAAGGTTTCCAGTGCTTTCTGGAAATGAGGACTCAGTCCAGCGTATGAGACAGCTGGAAAATGGCTCGCAGGCTGAAAGTGGGTGCAATCCTAAAGGTGCTGAAATAGCCTGAGGTGTTACAGAACGTTCCTTTTGTGTGGACTAGTGAAGTAGAATACAGATCTGCGCCAGTGGCACACACCAGCAATTCTAGTcgctgtactgtacattttaaaatattttttttatttatgaaaaaatggAAGCACTGCAAGACCAACGTTATTTATCAGAGCACATCCCATAATGAAGCatatgttgaatgcatttctcctcgattgtgtgtgtgtgtgtgtgtgtgtgtgtgtgtgtgtgtgtgtgtgtgtgtgtgtgtgtgtgtgtgtgtgtgtgtgtgtattttgtgtacGTAATTGTGTCTGTTGTCCTCAAGAAACGTGCCTttctgctgagagagagagagagagattactGTACATTACTACACTGTATAACTGAAGGAGATACCTGATTTCATTGCACACGATCTTTCTGAGGCTTTTTGCGTAGTGTTACTGTTATTGTATGTGGCTTATTTTGGtggtgtgtttatgtatataatgtaaataactttttggaaaaataaattcaccTGTTATTTGTAGAAACTGTtgccttttgcctttttttttttttttttttaaattgtcacaTCTCTCTTGAAAGACTTTAGTGTCTTAATTGTCATCTGCCTCAGTCAGGAAGGAATTATGGGCCTCAGAGAAACACAAACTATTGTTTATTGGTAATCCTAGGTTTCACAAAATATTCAATATGAGAGCTACGATTTGCAACATGAGCCGTTTCCTTTTCCTGAAAATTTTTATGCTCCCCAAATCCAAACTAGTTGGATACTTGCTACCCATGCATGAGTGTGCAAGGGCCCCCTTAGGACTCAAATTTATCTGTACGTTGCACGTAAGTCATTTGTGAAACGTGCCGCTACCACCATTTGCGACCTCTGTAAGTGGTGCTCGCAACTTACTTTTGCGAAACTGATGCCTTGGCATCAGACAGTCTTACTGGTTGATCCAACTCCTGTCAGGATGAGGGGTaatggaaaacacaaaacatttaaattttatactcaaaatcagttataaaataattaaaaatacccttttttttcttagatgCCTTATTAGGatagtaattttaaaataccccacattattgtttttgttttctattctgCTTAAATGATGTGCCAACTTGGAAATTTAAGTTACTTTGCCTCTTTACGCCCTCTCAGGTCTCATTTAACAGGAGCTCATTAATCCAGCCTCAACGTTGCGCCGCCTTAACTGGAGAGCTTATGACTAAACACACCAAGTTACCACACTTTTGGGCTGAGCTAAGTATTGTAAGTGTTACAGTATAAAACTGTCTTTGGACTTACACGTGTTCATTAGTAATCCTGTCTTTCAACATAAAGTTAAACCTCCCTGTAATACACTGTTTGGATTGCCAATAGAAATAATGCAAGAATGCCACAAACATTCCTAAGCTATAATGACGCATGAGCATGTGTTGGTGCATGAAGCAGTGAAGTGGCAACGTCctgctgagcttttttttccaccgCTCATTGTCTTCGTAAATTTCATGCCAGAAAAACTGGATGGCAGAAACTCAAATATTTCAGGTCAAACCATCCTCTTCGCTGTCATTGTTTCACTGAAATGCCGGAGGATTAGCAAGAGAACAAATGTCTTCATTATGCAACACTTATCATCAGTTGAGTCAACCTCTGTTAGTTAAGATGATTGATGTCTTTCGCTTTTTATATCTATAAACTTTTTACCCCTCATTATTTTCTCAGAATACCGTCTACTTATATTCATCTTCAACACGCTGTTTTGCTCCTGTGCGAACCTCATTGCAGCAGTGATCATTTTCCCCAAGTCAGACAGCCTGCAGTAACCCCATAAGTGTGTCTGTTACTGAGAACATGGAGCTGTCGTGTCCCCACACTAACCAAGACACCATCCAGTGTTAATTTGGGGACTCGCTTCCGTTTGATAGTCTTGGAATATCTTAGCCCCCTTGTTACTATCTGCCTCCCATATAAAACAAACCATGAACTCTTTAGTCACTGTCTGGACATCTGTAAAAGCTTCTTTTAAGTCTATAACTGGAACATCTGTGTGTCTTGCATTagccacacatactgtaaaaagcACACATCACTGGTTTAACCAACCAGAATGCCAAGCTTGTTAGCACTTCAATGCTAGCAGAGTGTTTCTGAAGCTTTAGATGGATATCTGACAAGAAAATCTTAGCCCAaggttaattttcttttcttgtgtttatttacagaacTTCAGTTGCATCTCAGATTTTACATTAGCGGATGGAGTTTGCTTAGTTGTCATCACGTGACTTAAATGTTGGACTTTGGTCAAATGTGCAATTATAGTCTGTGGTGTAGGATGCAAATGGCCCTCTTGATCTTTCACCGGTTATCCACTCATTCCTGGTCGATGACTTTGACCCCTCCGCAGTCGCTGCCGTGATTAATTTTGGTATTCACAGACAACCGATGTTGCCTCTTTTAGGTGCTCACTCAGTCTCTTGTCCTGGGTCTTTGTCATGTCACTGATATGCTGTTCTATTAGATGGTCGTTAAAGGAAAAGGTCAACATTTGGCGAAAATATGCTTATatgctttcttgccgagagttagaaTAGAGGCTGTCATTACTCTCATGTTTGTATGCTAActatgaagctaccaccaggGACTGGCTAAATTAAATTAGCACAAAGCCTGAAAACAGTGGGGAATggctaacctggctctgtcctaaAGTGACAAAATCCATCTACAGGCACCTCTAAGTTCACTAACACATTACAGTATAtctcaattttttaatttctatgcACAATCCAAGATCTAAATATGAACAATTCCAAAGCCCCACCATTGGAAAGCACCATTGCTCCAAATTTGACTGACAGGTATATCAGTACATAGACTACCATCAGACAACAACTGAATCTTCGTTATTAAAGTTTCTGATGGTGATACAGGATTGTTTACATTGGTAGCATAGTTTACAATAAAACAGGCCtttatttcaattatttcaaATACTATGCTGATCTCCAATGTACAACCCACACTAATTATTGTTTGTCTATGAATATAGTTCAAATATATGATGTGAAACACTCTTAAAAGACTTTTGCTCTAGACTGACTATAATAACTGTTCTGATTTTTATTGATTAGATTAATATACAGTGTGCAATATCTATAATTCATTTCAACTGCACCATAGTTGCTACAGTTTCCTCTCAACAGACAGCCAAAATTCAGGGGAACTCCACTTAcaagaactgaaaaatgaaacttgGCAGAACAAAAAATCAACAGTGTTTTGCTTGCAAACAACACTAGCTACATGTTAATCTTTCCATTTAAAATCTAACAAGCAATTCACAGAACATCTTTCGCATACAGCGTGACCTTTCCAATAATATTTTGAGAACCTAATGCAGCACTGCTGAGAAGAGGCTCTGGATTCAGACTGCTACCACAAAGCCTCTGAAGCAGAATCACATGATGAAAGAGATTTGAGACAAACTTGTCCAACATTTGCAACACAGCTGTAAATTCCTGCATGCCTTGCgagggaggaaaaataaagtttaacaactttacaaatgtaaatgttttgattCGAGGTCCCTCATGCAGTATCTCTATCATTGCTTCCACATCACTTGGCACAGCATGCCATTAGCAGGTCTGTGTGGCTGGTATCCCCCGTGCCACGTGCCTAGCAGATTAAAGAGTGGTGGTGCACACATTGCTACATGTTGGGATGTTGGCTCAAGCAACACGCCAGCTGCTGTGTCCCGCGGATCACCAGCAGAGAATGGGGTGGAGAGGCGGGGGAGGCCACCTCACATGATCCTGGTGGTCCCTGCACGCAATGATGTAATTCTGAATGAGGAGCCACTTGAAAGATGATTCTGAAAAGTTTCATGACATCACAGTGGTCACACTGGAAACAATTCCAGCAGGGCTGGCTGTTGACCTCCCCACACTcactgcatgtactgtattcaGTGTGATGCCAGTTGAGTGGTTGTGGCATGCCAGTCAGGGTCTGGCTAAAGTTGAAAGCACTGAGGTCATATGGTCTCTCCGTGTTTCCAATTAAGACATCCTCCAAATTTTCCAGGAATGTAAGTTGTGAGAAGGACAAAGGTGGACCTGACTTTTGTTTTCAAGGAATATGTTCTTACCTATGATTCTTTGAACAAATAATCCACTGGATATTTGATCtctgaataatgtttttgttgataagGTGATAATGAAAGTCAGGAGTCGAGGGTTGAACCGAAGTCAGCCATTAACCATTCTTTGCATTTACTGTGGGAAGCTTGACGTTTTCCCTTTTAGTAGTAAAGAAGCCAAACTGAGTGATCTATTTGGCTTTTTATCATTCCGTCTTGGATGTCAGTCACgtgattttgttttgacagaaatgctgtttaataagGAGATGAAaagccatttttcttttctcgtcAGGCTCTTGCCACCACtgcaaacaggaaacacaagacTAAGGCCATGTTCAGATCATCAGTATCCCTGTGTGAACAAATGCAGCCCTCTCATCCATTTGAGTGGAGCCAGTCTGGTGGAACAGTGGAGGTGCCAAAGCAGGGGGCCCCGGCAGAAAAGTTGAACCAAGCTCAACTTTTACCACAATGCAACATCATTCAAAGAGGCGCTGTGCTGGCAAATCAAACACATGCAAGTGCACTTTCCAGGTAGATTGCATTGTAACATGAACACTGTATTTTAACTGTTTACCTCCCAATTGAAAGATAAAATGGTTCTTGCCATAATCCCttttaagaaatgtaaaatacttCATGTCTCACCGCTACCTTAAACATCACATCTCCACCAAGGCAGCACCTTGCATTGTTTTGATGCAGGGCTGTCTGTATCCCCAATAAGAGTCTACAACCATCCTtccagctctgtgaggctgtacttaggcacaatGGTGCTTTGAGATAAAcactaatgtcagcatgctaacatgctaacaatgacaatgcttaCATGCCGATTCTAAGCATGTAAAATGTTGACTATGGTAAAAATTTTAGTCTGATGTGATAGCATGCTTTTGTTAGCATTGCTGATTAGCCCAAAACAGGCTGCTGgggatgtcattagttttgcaattATTTAGTACTTAATCAAAGTATTGGTCAAAGTGGAATTCTGAACTGAGGATGACATTAGAtaagttaagggatcaccaaatttattacatttcatcccATGGGGCACCTGAATGTCTGTATTAGATTTAATGGGAATTCATCCAATAGGTGTTGATATATTTCACtcagaaccacaaatgtcaacctcatgatgGCGCCataggaaaagtcagggggtaACCAAcgtcagtaggattcatcctctggggggCATGCATGtctataccaaatttcatgtccATCTtatatttgttgagatatttcagtctgcaccACAATGTTGGACAGTCTGATCCtccgacattgccatccctatATTTGCATcatctgaatttaaatttgaaactaGACCACAACTAGATCAACATGCGCAAGCACAGTAAACTTTACATGTGAAGCTACCTGTTGTGCATAGTTTCCAAATATCTCCCTGACCTATTTATTGCCATGTCCTTGTACACTAACATATCTGGGGGATATCATGACGTCAAAAGGAAAGTAGAGAACAGTTCTCACATGCAAGAGAACACTGCTGTTAAAAGGTGGGAAGGCAAGCATCACTATTAACCTATCAGAAATTAGCCAGTCAAAATGAATATCCAATCAGAGATCACATACTTTGAGgtgtaattttatgttttgacagtacactatatttgtttacagtggCTATAATTACACTATCATCTGGTCCCTGTATAcacatgtgagtgtttgtgggTATGTTAGGGCGGGCAATTTTCCACAGGTCCCCTCGGCTCCTATTGGTGCAGACAGCAAAATTTGACACCACTGTTATGGTGTCACATTTGGTTCCTTGTTACCTTAACAGTCCAGAGTATGTGTGGGATCACTGCTTCTACTATGTTGTGCCTGGCTGAGAGGTGCGTCGGGGTCTCAGCTGTTGTTAGAGGCATCAAGTCATGTTTTACGACTTCCAAGGTAGAATTCACGAGGTCAAGGTCATAATCAGAGGTCTAAGGTGAACCGTCCTTCActtttttatatacaatttttaatgtggttttggacataaaaataaacagaagaaaggctaaaaaaaaggGATCATGTGTAGGCAAATCAAAGAACAGTTGCTGGGCAAAAGAaggtcttgtttgtttgttatttacacttgtaaataacaaaaaaggaattttgAAACTCAGCTTGTAAGCCAACACAGTCTGGAAGCCCTCAGGAAAAAAACTGGTACATTTCTAAAACATGATAACAAGTGAGAGAAGAGATCTCTGATTCAACTTCAAatctttttccatcat
Above is a genomic segment from Xiphias gladius isolate SHS-SW01 ecotype Sanya breed wild chromosome 19, ASM1685928v1, whole genome shotgun sequence containing:
- the lipg gene encoding endothelial lipase codes for the protein MNHKAPLLWIFLQCAAALFSSALGENAVLKDEDGELDELSTDSQALNGIKYNMRQSLDLDHEGCYLQTGKKECLEECGFNATSKTIFIIHGWTMSGMFESWMQKLVAAVMQRESEANVVVVDWISMAQQLYPDAVNHTHSVGLDIAAMLNWLQDEQQLPLENVHLIGYSLGAHVAGYAGTYVRGTIGRITGLDPAGPMFEGVDEQRRLSPDDADFVDVLHTYTREALGVSIGIQQPIGDIDIYPNGGDVQPGCALGEVLAMAGNFMEVMKCEHERAVHLFVDSLMNKQHMSFAFQCTGPDRFKKGICLSCRKNRCNNIGYNARKMRKRRNSKMYLKTRADTPFSGYHYQMKMHVFNRKQSDNADPTFYVKLYGAHNDTADKFVDVHDDMVGLNLTNTFLVFTEEDIGDLLKIRLNWEGESESWSSVWKNIKKTFWAWNTKPPKPVLEVRRIRVKAGETQKKFTFCAQDPSKTEISPGESITFVKCRDGWEVKPRKRLPM